A window from Salvelinus fontinalis isolate EN_2023a chromosome 8, ASM2944872v1, whole genome shotgun sequence encodes these proteins:
- the LOC129860374 gene encoding leucine zipper putative tumor suppressor 2 homolog, translating into MALVQALSIPAECHHTPSLSGTPCHRPSAPHTPPNLPSTSNSQEAMGSVSSLIAQRPGPAHLVRHYRPVNVVPEPGATRLHRTTKGATSCLASFDTSQDPLLSSLTPPGNRKPLMVIGTSKDSGTNGNYSYLNQDYVGDWNDNTVVHGSPGTGIDTGEAKDRQLGNLNGNVEEPPPKLVPVSGKLEKNMEKTVIRPTAFKPVVPKSHNSMQFLSPRHDRASLSDCQNNLNLLSPGSQMDTLPPCSENQNSYSGGRHTGGGSQTCSMSDLGRNSLTSLPPYGSIPYILAPADYPPGSAHLEPTKTAHGHSNSDSGCSSSSKSTGSVSGRGQPLSDSGSSERSPAPVEGGYEGVVRDLEDKLRERDVELQQLRDNLDENEVAICQVYEEKQKRCELELEELRQSCATRMQTQSQKAQRAQQVLQLQVFQLKQEKKKLQEDFGQLLQEREKLEERCTSYEHEKIQLGSRLEETKWEVCQKSGEISLLKQQMKDVQGELAQRMGEIVSLRGQLRDSRGELTTSQSLLQEATTAGHMRIMELEVCQNELQRRKSEAQLLRQKVGRLEEEAARLRASATDQTSFQSPAHNGGGGRQCQAFPEGEEPRLLTYESNEDRAYESEALQSLRLQMNDLRAELVTERQRGEEQACSFEEEHRVWQEEKDKVIQYQKQLQQNYVGMYRRNRALERMLRKLSLELETRDELEEQDEGSGNEINFDEITATEI; encoded by the exons ATGGCTCTGGTTCAGGCTCTGTCCATCCCTGCTGAGTGCCACCACACCCCCAGCCTCAGCGGAACCCCCTGCCACCGCCCCTCTGCCCCCCACACACCCCCCAACCTCCCCTCCACCTCCAACTCCCAGGAGGCTATGGGCTCCGTCAGCAGCCTTATCGCCCAGCGCCCCGGCCCGGCCCACCTGGTGCGTCACTACCGGCCCGTTAATGTTGTCCCTGAGCCGGGCGCCACCAGGCTCCACAGAACCACAAAGGGGGCCACTTCCTGCCTGGCCTCCTTTGACACATCTCAGGATCCACTGCTCAGTAGCCTCACTCCGCCTGGCAACAGGAAGCCTTTGATGGTGATTGGCACCAGTAAGGACAGCGGGACCAATGGGAATTACTCGTATCTGAACCAGGACTATGTGGGAGACTGGAATGACAACACTGTGGTTCATGGAAGCCCTGGGACCGGGATTGACACAGGGGAGGCCAAGGATCGGCAGCTTGGGAACCTCAACGGGAACGTGGAAGAACCCCCTCCCAAACTGGTCCCCGTGTCAGGGAAGCTGGAGAAG aaCATGGAGAAAACAGTGATCCGGCCCACTGCCTTCAAACCCGTCGTCCCCAAGAGTCACAACTCCATGCAGTTCCTTTCCCCTCGCCACGACAGGGCCAGTCTATCAGACTGCCAGAACAACCTCAACCTGTTGTCACCTGGTAGCCAGATGGACACCTTGCCGCCCTGCTCGGAGAATCAAAACTCCTACAGCGGCGGGCGCCACACGGGCGGGGGCAGCCAGACCTGCTCCATGTCTGACTTGGGACGGAATTCCCTGACGAGCCTGCCCCCCTATGGCAGCATCCCCTACATCCTGGCGCCCGCAGACTACCCGCCTGGCAGTGCCCACCTGGAGCCCACGAAGACCGCACACGGGCACTCCAACTCGGACAGTGGGTGCTCCTCATCCAGTAAGAGCACAGGGTCGGTGAGCGGACGTGGCCAGCCCCTGTCGGACAGCGGGTCGAGCGAGCGCTCGCCAGCCCCTGTGGAGGGGGGGTACGAGGGGGTAGTGAGGGACCTGGAGGataagctgagggagagagacgtGGAGCTGCAGCAGCTCCGAGACAACCTGGACGAGAACGAAGTGGCTATATGCCAG GTTTATGAGGAGAAGCAGAAGCGCTGTGAGCTGGAGCTGGAGGAGTTGCGTCAGAGCTGTGCCACGCGGATGCAGACCCAGTCCCAGAAGGCCCAGCGTGCCCAGCAGGTGCTCCAGCTGCAGGTCTTCCAGCTAAAACAGGAGAAGAAGAAGCTCCAGGAGGACTTCGGCCAGCTGCTGCAGGAGAGGGAGAAGCTGGAGGAGCGCTGTACCTCCTACGAGCACGAGAAGATTCAGTTAGGGTCCAGGCTGGAGGAGACCAAGTGGGAG GTGTGTCAGAAGTCTGGGGAGATCTCCCTGCTGAAGCAGCAGATGAAAGATGTCCAGGGGGAGCTGGCTCAGCGCATGGGGGAGATCGTCTCGCTGCGTGGACAGCTTCGGGATTCCCGTGGCGAGCTCACCACCAGCCAGAGCCTGCTGCAAGAGGCCACCACTGCCGGCCACATGCGCATCATGGAACTGGAGGTATGCCAGAACGAGCTGCAGCGCCGCAAGAGTGAGGCCCAGCTCCTACGCCAGAAGGTGGGCCGACTGGAGGAGGAGGCGGCTCGCCTCCGTGCTTCCGCCACCGATCAGACAAGCTTCCAGAGCCCCGCCCACAATGGTGGTGGAGGCAGGCAGTGCCAGGCCTTCCCAGAGGGGGAGGAGCCACGCTTGTTGACCTATGAGAGCAACGAGGACAGGGCCTATGAGAGCGAGGCCCTCCAGAGCCTCCGGCTGCAGATGAACGATCTGAGGGCGGAGTTAGTCACAGAACGCCAGCGGGGAGAGGAGCAGGCGTGTAGCTTTGAGGAGGAGCACAGGGTCTGGCAGGAGGAAAAGGACAAGGTGATCCAGTATCAGAAGCAGCTGCAGCAGAACTACGTGGGGATGTACCGGAGGAACCGGGCGCTGGAGCGCATGCTGCGCAAGCTCAGTCTAGAACTGGAGACCCGGGACGAGCTGGAGGAGCAGGATGAAGGCAGCGGCAACGAGATCAACTTTGACGAGATCACCGCTACTGAGATCTGA